A single region of the Pectinophora gossypiella chromosome 2, ilPecGoss1.1, whole genome shotgun sequence genome encodes:
- the LOC126371852 gene encoding structural maintenance of chromosomes protein 6: MEIDTENGEESVDGCIMSIHVRNFFCHDNLEINLNRNVNLIVGRNGSGKSAILTALVVGLGGRASATNRGSNLHSFVKNGSNSSMVEIKIKNSCSTAYKPDVYGDTITIVRNINSSGSNYKVKSATGEVKSTKFEEVNAIVLAHDIQVDNPISVLNQDDARSFHASDPKTKYLLYRKATNLDQTEKNYKLAIENCAKANNIWKRKWDACAEQEKEFKKWQAIHDQMKSRDEIEAKKTALQNEYYWSEITEMERDAATVQAQYEKQKARIEKLVDKLERMQQNYGSNTDAIDKLKAELEQKNQEKSRLEQELHGLEAEVREMQSTWRSAQGAINKHKELLSREARKVADLEREIQNIDSGSAASRRAELEAQAASAKEAAAAALARYSTVENDVAQARAGAAHAQGEADLAAGRAARERNSIKQLKQQLRELESRGNDSLAVYGNNMVELVRRVKAAADRGEFSQPPRGPVGAYLKVKEKKWGGALEHIIGGSIQSFCVNSPEDSRKLFQIMGQVYGNAAKPAVTCSQFLAKQHDVRRNKVSAAGFLCALDAVDVTDTVVANYLIDNVGLESILLVPEHEDAVRLSDTVENVPEKCSKIVTLDGSEYYPAPNYRSYGGAARASRFLHLSTHERKRQVQAEIQEAESKLVRIEQQAQQLNDAASQARDAERAASRQLQALLGPRHDAERAARAAAAALDTAHAPHHAVLVDELNISKEKVQTMRLQVEKFAAKEQSYKEKVDDYDAKMKEVKSKLARATNTCRNLSEEIDQEQLKQDHEVTERRTCEQKLNEDKRKLSQVEVILEEKFNEVRCKIDEAVKLCPRIDDPRDKTLVRNELKKAELKLSSIRSDGMTKAEVAERLLQVGRKYRRDHASLTTLRAIIHEIKQTSEKHLNICYNVQTDVARRVQHSFQAMLSLRGYSGSMEIDNTRGLLEIKCTGRESSAKRHASTTSSLSGGERSYSTVAFIMALWECVELPFYFMDEFDVFMDDVNRKIVLRLLIDYALKNTRRQFVLLTPQDASVTAEPRISIHRMPDPRP, from the exons atGGAAATAGATACGGAAAACGGAGAAGAAAGCGTTGATGGTTGTATTATGAGTATACATGTGCGTAATTTCTTTTGTCATGACAATTTGGAAATTAATTTGAACAGAAATGTAAATTTGATCGTTGGACGTAACGGCAGTGGAAAGAGTGCTATTCTCACGGCTTTGGTCGTAGGTCTGGGCGGCAGGGCCTCCGCTACGAACAGGGGAAGCAACTTGCACT CTTTTGTAAAGAATGGATCTAATTCATCAATGGTGGAAATTAAGATTAAGAACAGCTGCTCTACAGCCTATAAGCCCGATGTTTACGGAGACACCATTACTATTGTGAGGAACATTAATTCCTCAGGGTCCAATTATAAAGTGAAATCAGCAACAG GTGAAGTAAAATCAACAAAGTTTGAAGAGGTGAATGCAATTGTACTAGCTCATGACATTCAGGTGGACAACCCTATCTCCGTGTTGAACCAGGACGACGCTCGGAGCTTCCACGCCTCGGATCCTAAGACCAAGTACTTGCTGTACAGAAAAGCCACTAACTTGGATCAGACAGAGAAAAACTATAAGTTGGCCATTGAGAATTGTGCTAAAGCTAATAATATTTGGAAGAGGAAATGGGAT GCCTGTGCAGAACAAGAGAAAGAGTTCAAGAAGTGGCAAGCGATCCACGACCAGATGAAGTCCCGTGACGAGATCGAGGCAAAAAAAACAGCTTTACAAAACGAGTACTATTGGAGTGAGATTACTGAGATGGAACGGGACGCGGCGACCGTGCAGGCGCAGTATGAGAAGCAGAAGGCTCGGATTGAGAAGCTCGTCGACAAACTCGAGCGTATGCAGCAGAACTACGGGTCTAACACTGATGCCATTGA TAAACTAAAAGCGGAACTGGAACAGAAGAATCAAGAGAAGTCCCGCTTAGAGCAGGAGTTGCACGGCTTGGAGGCCGAGGTGCGCGAGATGCAGAGCACGTGGCGCTCCGCACAGGGCGCCATCAACAAGCACAAGGAGCTATTGAGCCGGGAGGCGCGGAAGGTTGCCGACTTGGAGCGGGAGATTCAGAACATCGA TTCAGGCAGCGCGGCGTCGCGTCGCGCGGAGCTGGAGGCGCAGGCGGCGTCCGCGAaggaggcggcggcggcggcgctggcGCGGTACAGCACGGTGGAGAACGACGTGGCCCAGgcgcgcgccggcgccgcgcatGCGCAGGGGGAGGCCGACCTGGCCGCCGGGCGCGCCGCCAGGGAGCGGAACTCTATCA AACAACTGAAGCAACAGCTCCGCGAGCTGGAGTCCCGAGGCAACGACTCGCTGGCTGTATACGGCAACAACATGGTGGAGCTGGTGCGGCGGGTGAAGGCGGCCGCCGACCGGGGGGAGTTCAGCCAGCCGCCGCGAGGACCCGTCG GTGCGTACCTGAAAGTGAAGGAAAAGAAGTGGGGCGGCGCGCTGGAGCACATCATCGGCGGCTCCATACAATCATTCTGCGTCAACTCGCCCGAGGACTCGAGGAAGCTGTTCCAAATCATGGGACAG GTATACGGCAATGCAGCCAAGCCAGCAGTGACCTGTAGCCAGTTCCTGGCGAAGCAGCACGACGTGCGCCGCAACAAGGTGTCGGCCGCGGGCTTCCTGTGTGCGCTGGACGCCGTGGACGTCACCGACACCGTCGTCGCCAACTACCTCATCGACAACGTGGGGCTGGAGAGTATACTGCTCGTGCCCGAACATG AGGACGCGGTGAGGCTGTCAGACACGGTGGAGAACGTACCGGAGAAGTGTTCCAAGATTGTGACGCTGGACGGCTCCGAGTACTACCCGGCGCCCAACTACAGGAGCTACGGCGGCGCCGCGAGGGCCAGCAGGTTCCTGCACCTCAGCACGCACGAGAGGAAGCG ACAAGTGCAAGCGGAGATCCAGGAGGCAGAGTCGAAGCTCGTGCGCATAGAGCAGCAGGCCCAGCAGCTGAACGACGCGGCCAGCCAGGCGCGCGACGCCGAGCGGGCCGCCAGCCGCCAGCTGCAGGCGCTGTTAG GCCCGCGCCACGACGCCGAGCgggccgcgcgcgccgccgccgccgcgctcgACACCGCGCATGCGCCGCACCACGCCGTGCTG GTGGACGAACTGAACATATCCAAAGAGAAAGTGCAGACGATGCGTCTCCAAGTGGAAAAGTTTGCGGCCAAAGAGCAGTCATATAAGGAAAAGGTCGATGACTACGACGCGAAGATGAAGGAAGTCAAGAGCAAGCTGGCTCGTGCCACCAATACTTGCAGGAATTTGAGC GAAGAAATAGACCAGGAACAATTAAAGCAAGACCATGAAGTAACAGAGCGGCGCACGTGCGAGCAGAAACTGAACGAGGACAAACGCAAGCTGAGCCAGGTGGAAGTAATACTGGAGGAAAAGTTCAATGAAGTCAGATGCAAGATTGACGAGGCCGTTAAACTGTGCCCCAGGATTGATGACCCTAG AGACAAAACCCTAGTACGAAACGAGCTGAAGAAAGCTGAACTCAAGCTGAGTTCCATCCGGAGCGACGGCATGACGAAGGCCGAGGTGGCCGAGCGACTGCTGCAGGTCGGCCGCAAGTACCGCCGCGACCACGCCTCGCTCACCACCCTGCGTGCCATCATACACGAG ATCAAACAAACGTCGGAGAAGCACTTGAACATTTGTTACAACGTGCAGACAGACGTCGCGCGCAGGGTGCAGCACTCCTTCCAAGCCATGCTCTCCTTGCGCGGGTACTCG GGTAGCATGGAAATCGACAACACCCGCGGCCTCCTCGAGATCAAGTGCACAGGCCGCGAGTCGAGCGCCAAGCGACACGCGTCCACCACGTCGTCCCTGTCGGGCGGCGAGCGCTCCTACTCCACCGTGGCCTTCATCATGGCGCTGTGGGAGTGCGTCGAGCTGCCCTTCTACTTCATGGACGAGTTCGATGTCTTTATG GACGACGTAAACCGCAAGATAGTCTTGCGGCTGCTGATAGACTACGCGCTGAAGAACACGCGCCGCCAGTTCGTGCTCCTCACGCCGCAAGACGCCTCCGTCACCGCCGAACCACGAATCAGTATTCACAG gATGCCAGATCCCCGACCTTAA